The following coding sequences lie in one Populus nigra chromosome 15, ddPopNigr1.1, whole genome shotgun sequence genomic window:
- the LOC133673814 gene encoding peptidyl-prolyl cis-trans isomerase CYP57-like: MSSIYVSEPPTKGKVILNTTYGPLDIELWPKEAPKAVRNFVQLCLEGYYDKTIFHRIIKGFLVQGGDPTGTGTGGESIYGSVFADEYHSRLRFNHRGLVACANAGRPHSNGSQFFISLEKCDWLDKKNTIFGKVTGDSVYNLLSLGEVETNKDNDWPLDPPPRIISVEVLWNPFEDIIPRVTPKPSNKPATDTENKDSKKKAVKKLNLLSFGEEAEEEEKELAAVKQKIKSSHDVLNDPRLLKEENPSKDTNSSEGKTTRDIQLSVKEALSSKKGTLSVKEGPSSKKEASWRDSAAEFSNSDDNEEDEGMFDARMRQQILQKRKELGDVPPKPKQNGSSSSKDRQVSARSNSESFNDDQPKVEKLSMKKKGVGSEARAARMANADADLQLLGETERGRLLQKQKKRRLQGREDDVLAKLEMFKKALSTKADASKSESGDADNEDLSDWRTVPLTFAHERGKDGMSRKEDPNDYVVHDPLLEKGKEKFNRMQAKQKRREREWAGKSLA, translated from the exons ATGTCATCGATTTACGTGTCAGAGCCACCAACGAAAGGCAAGGTAATACTAAACACAACGTACGGACCTTTAGACATCGAGCTCTGGCCTAAAGAAGCACCGAAAGCTGTTAGAAACTTCGTCCAACTCTGCCTCGAAGGTTACTATGATAAAACCATCTTTCACCGTATTATTAAGGGCTTTCTTGTTCAAGGCGGCGACCCTACTGGCACTGGCACAG GTGGTGAAAGTATATATGGAAGTGTGTTCGCCGATGAGTATCATTCGCGTCTGAGGTTTAACCATAGAGGGCTAGTTGCATGCGCAAATGCAGGTAGGCCGCATTCAAATGGAAGTCAGTTTTTTATCTCGTTGGAAAAGTGTGATTGGCTTGATAAGAAGAATACTATTTTCGGAAAG GTTACTGGGGACTCGGTATATAATCTTCTGTCACTTGGTGAGGTTGAAACTAATAAGGACAATGATTGGCCATTAGATCCACCTCCAAGAATAATATCAGTTGAG GTACTGTGGAACCCTTTTGAAGATATCATTCCAAGGGTAACTCCCAAGCCCTCAAACAAACCTGCAACTGATactgaaaataaagattcaaagAAGAAAGCTGTGAA AAAGCTGAACTTGCTTTCGTTTGGAGAAGAAGCtgaagaagaggagaaggaATTGGCAGCTGTGAAGCAAAAGATCAAGAGCAGTCATGATGTATTGAATGATCCTCGTCtcctaaaagaagaaaatccgAGTAAAGACACG AACTCTTCTGAAGGTAAAACAACTAGGGATATTCAGTTATCTGTTAAAGAAGCTCTAAGCTCAAAGAAAGGCACTTTATCTGTTAAAGAAGGTCCAAGCTCGAAGAAAGAAGCATCATGGAGAGATTCAGCAGCTGAATTTTCCAACAGTGATGATAATGAAGAAGATGAGGGCATGTTTGATGCACGAATGCGCCAGCAAATACTTCAAAAAAGGAAGGAGCTTGGGGATGTTCCACCAAAGCCAAAGCAAAATG GGAGCTCTAGCTCAAAGGATCGTCAAGTCTCTGCAAG ATCCAATAGTGAAAGCTTCAATGATGACCAACCAAAGGTGGAAAAATTGTCAATGAAGAAAAAGGGAGTAGGATCAGAGGCCAGGGCTGCACGTATGGCTAATGCAGATGCAGACTTACAGTTGTTGGGTGAAACTGAACGAGGAAGACTATTGCAGAAACAAAAGAAGCGCCGACTTCAAGGGCGCGAGGATGAT GTTTTAGCAAAACTTGAAATGTTTAAAAAGGCCCTCTCTACAAAGGCTGATGCCTCAAAGAGCGAATCTGGAGATGCTGATAATGAAGATTTGTCTGACTGGAGAACTGTCCCCCTAACATTTGCACATGAACGTGGCAAG GATGGTATGTCTCGCAAAGAGGATCCAAATGACTATGTTGTGCATGACCCTCTTTTGGAGAAAGGGAAAGAGAAATTTAACCGGATGCAAGCCAAGCAAAAGAGACGAGAACGAGAATGGGCTGGAAAATCCCTTGCTTAG